From a single Brassica rapa cultivar Chiifu-401-42 chromosome A01, CAAS_Brap_v3.01, whole genome shotgun sequence genomic region:
- the LOC103857441 gene encoding vacuolar protein sorting-associated protein 54, chloroplastic: MDSHPSLIGRSIGNSNRSSVDLGRSTPSSPSPSSLTKSISDASSQSLSSILNNPHGGKSGVYGSDASWVGWWSSSTSVAPSEFAPVASTKLPGSDLTRSDFHGYVSSISDSHARFEDIINHAKEESSGFDQESHVSGLASCLREVPSLYFKEDFALEDGATFRSACPFSTLTENLALQEKLSQYLDVVELHLVKEISVRSDSFFEAQGQLQDLNVKIVEGCSRIRELKETIRLLDRNLVDSARQIQELSSTRINMLELQRKLRVILYVNQALSALKLLVASADCAGALDITDDLQNLLAGDELTGLHCFRHLRDHVTTSIESINSILTAEFMRISIHNTGEIDVLILSAAKKRGSISSNGEMSEVKLEEEDTSTLCDRLLPLVIGLLRTAKFPSILRMYREALTSEMKNAIKNAVAELLPILVARSLESDFSHGERSVDVDGGGLSLASKLRALSSEAFVNLLTAIYRIVQAHLVRASEVKKAIEWILCNIDGHYAADSVAAAIAVGAVAAESIQETGFQGELSSPLGKATSKASPLQRKTSDTSSLINMSRNFRADVLRENTEAVFAACEVTHARWAKLLGVRALLHPKLKLQEFMSIYDLTQEFITATEKIGGRLGSSIRGTLQSQAKAFVDSQHEARMTKLKAVLDQETWDEMDVPEEFQSIISSLFASQELISRKADDADTLTYHRNPLTPNGSLPSGTEDQNTELRNENSESSEGPAVSNAQVKSTVSPESLERSKAGVSSVAKAHVKSNLFYQGVGYHMVNCGLILLKMLSEYIDMNNSLPALSSEVVLRVVEVLRFFNTRTCQLVLGAGAMQVSGLKSIKAKHLALASQVIDFTYTIIPESRRIMFSKVPETRKPLLSVEIDRVAQDYRVHRDEIYAKLVQIMRERLLAHLHGLPKVVESWNRPPDTNKQTKEFAWPLTREVGYLHRVLSETLHEADVQAIFRQVISIIHTQTSQTLSNLEISSPEAKKRLKLHVELILKCIRSLPSDNANESGIPNWGQLDEFFAQHFKEEEEGREAE; this comes from the exons ATGGATTCGCACCCTTCCTTAATCGGAAGGTCCATCGGCAACAGCAACCGATCCAGCGTAGATCTCGGCCGTTCAACGCCTTCCTCTCCTTCCCCTTCATCGCTAACCAAATCGATCTCCGATGCAAGTAGCCAGAGCCTCTCTTCGATCCTCAACAACCCGCACGGAGGCAAATCCGGCGTCTACGGCTCCGACGCCTCCTGGGTTGGTTGGTGGTCATCCTCAACCTCCGTAGCTCCCTCCGAGTTCGCTCCCGTTGCTTCGACCAAGCTCCCCGGGTCGGACCTCACCAGATCCGACTTCCACGGATACGTCTCCTCGATCTCCGACTCTCACGCTAGGTTCGAGGATATCATTAACCACGCCAAGGAAGAGAGCTCCGGGTTTGATCAGGAGAGCCACGTGTCCGGTTTAGCTTCGTGTCTCCGTGAGGTTCCTTCGCTCTACTTCAAGGAGGATTTCGCGTTGGAGGACGGAGCTACATTTCGCTCTGCGTGTCCCTTTTCGACGTTGACGGAGAATCTAGCGCTTCAGGAGAAGCTGTCGCAGTATCTCGATGTGGTGGAGCTGCATCTTGTGAAGGAGATCTCGGTGAGGTCTGATTCGTTCTTTGAGGCGCAGGGGCAGTTGCAGGATTTGAATGTGAAGATTGTTGAGGGGTGTAGTAGGATCCGTGAGTTGAAAGAGACTATTAGGCTTCTTGATAGGAACTTGGTGGATTCTGCTAGGCAGATTCAGGAGCTGAGCTCGACTAGGATTAATATGTTAGAGCTGCAGCGTAAATTGAGGGTCATTTTGTATGTTAACCAAGCTCTCTCTGCACTCAAATTG CTTGTTGCGTCCGCAGATTGTGCTGGAGCGTTGGATATAACTGACGATCTCCAGAACTTGTTG GCTGGGGATGAGCTAACTGGTCTACATTGCTTCCGTCACCTTCGAGATCATGTCACTACTTCCATAGAGTCCATAAACAG TATTCTCACAGCTGAATTTATGCGTATCTCAATACACAATACTGGGGAAATTGATGTACTGATTTTATCTGCTGCAAAAAAACGTGGATCTATATCTTCTAACGGGGAGATGAGTGAA GTTAagctagaagaagaagatacgTCTACCTTATGTGATCGGCTTCTTCCTCTAGTAATTGGATTGCTACGAACG GCAAAGTTCCCATCAATTTTGAGGATGTATCGTGAGGCACTGACATCTGAAATGAAAAACGCAATCAAGAACGCAGTTGCTGAGCTGCTTCCAATTCTTGTTGCAAGATCGCTCGAATCTGATTTTTCACATGGGGAGCGCTCAGTAGATGTTGATG GTGGTGGATTATCTCTCGCGAGCAAGTTGAGGGCGCTGTCATCTGAGGCATTTGTTAATCTCTTAACTGCTATATATAGGATTGTTCAG GCACATCTTGTTCGGGCTTCGGAAGTGAAAAAGGCAATTGAATGGATCCTCTGCAATATCGATGGACATTATGCAGCTGATTCCGTTGCAGCTGCAATTGCTGTTGGTGCTGTAGCGGCCGAATCAATCCAGGAAACAGGTTTCCAAGGCGAGCTGTCTTCTCCATTGGGTAAGGCTACCTCAAAGGCTTCTCCATTGCAGAGAAAAACAAGCGACACATCAAGCTTGATAAATATGTCAAGAAACTTCAG AGCCGATGTCTTGAGAGAAAACACAGAAGCTGTCTTTGCGGCCTGTGAGGTTACTCATGCTAGATGGGCAAAGCTACTAGGAGTCCGTGCTCTTCTTcatccaaaattaaaattgCAGGAGTTTATGAGCATTTATGATCTCACCCAAGAATTTATAACAGCTACAGAAAAG ATTGGCGGACGGTTGGGATCTAGTATTCGTGGGACGCTGCAATCACAAGCCAAAGCCTTTGTAGATTCCCAGCATGAAGCTCGG ATGACAAAACTGAAAGCTGTCCTTGATCAAGAAACATGGGATGAGATGGATGTTCCCGAAGAATTCCAATCCATAATCAGTTCTCTTTTCGCATCCCAGGAGTTGATTTCTAGGAAAGCTGATGATGCTGATACTTTAACATACCACCGAAACCCGCTCACTCCCAATGGGTCGCTCCCTTCAGGAACTGAAGATCAAAATACTGAACTACGAAATGAAAATTCTGAATCTAGTGAAGGTCCTGCAGTTAGTAATGCACAAGTGAAATCTACAGTTTCACCTGAATCTCTTGAAAGAAGCAAGGCTGGTGTATCTTCAGTTGCGAAAGCGCACGTAAAATCTAACCTTTTCTATCAAGGAGTTGGTTACCACATGGTAAACTG TGGGTTAATATTACTCAAGATGTTGTCAGAATACATTGATATGAATAATTCTTTGCCAGCTTTGTCCTCGGAAGTTGTTCTTCGTGTTGTTGAAGTGCTGAGATTTTTCAACACTAGGACATGCCAACTTGTTCTGGGTGCTGGTGCTATGCAG GTTTCTGGTTTAAAGTCCATAAAGGCAAAACACTTGGCACTTGCAAGTCAAGTAATCGACTTCACTTACACTATTATTCCTG AATCCAGAAGAATTATGTTTTCAAAAGTACCCGAGACGAGAAAGCCACTCTTGTCAGTAGAGATTGATAGAGTCGCTCAG GATTATAGGGTTCATCGAGATGAAATATACGCAAAACTGGTCCAGATAATGAGAGAAAGACTATTGGCGCATCTTCATGGGTTGCCGAAAGTTGTTGAGAGCTGGAACAGACCGCCAGACACCAATAAACAAACTAAAGAATTTGCTTGGCCACTCACAAGG GAAGTTGGCTACCTTCATCGGGTCTTATCTGAGACATTGCATGAAGCAGATGTTCAAGCAATCTTCAG GCAGGTGATTTCAATCATCCACACACAAACTTCTCAAACGCTTTCCAACTTGGAAATAAGCTCTCCAGAGGCAAAGAAAAG GCTGAAGCTTCACGTTGAGCTGATCCTCAAATGCATCCGATCGTTACCATCGGACAATGCAAATGAATCAGGCATCCCAAACTGGGGACAACTAGATGAGTTCTTTGCACAACACttcaaagaggaagaagagggaCGCGAAGCTGAGTGA
- the LOC103857453 gene encoding iron-sulfur protein NUBPL, producing the protein MATVGLLRSLRRREVYVVSVSSAYRFSSASAGGRTTELRLPGVKDIIAVASGKGGVGKSSTAVNLAVALANKCGLKIGLLDADVYGPSVPIMMNISQKPQVNQDMKMIPVENYGVKCMSMGLLVDKDAPLVWRGPMVMSALAKMTRGVDWGDLDVLVVDMPPGTGDAQITISQNLKLSGAVIVSTPQDVALADANRGISMFDKVRVPILGLVENMSCFVCPHCNEASFIFGKEGARQMAAKKGLKLIGEIPLEMKIREGSDEGVPVVVSSPGSVVSKAYEDLAQNVVNALKELRDNPENEIQMKLNVPHSSGSS; encoded by the exons atgGCCACCGTCGGGCTTCTTCGGTCTCTCCGCCGCCGAGAAGTCTACGTAGTTTCTGTCTCTTCGGCGTATAGATTC AGTTCTGCTAGCGCCGGCGGGAGGACGACGGAGCTCCGGTTACCCGGAGTCAAAGATATAATCGCCGTTGCGTCTGGTAAAGGCGGAGTAGGAAAGTCTTCGACTGCTG TGAACTTAGCTGTTGCATTGGCCAACAAGTGTGGACTGAAGATTGGATTGCTTGATGCTGATGTGTATGGACCTTCTGTTCCTATCATGATGAATATCAGTCAAAAGCCTCAAGTCAACCAAG ATATGAAGATGATTCCGGTGGAGAACTATGGAGTTAAATGCATGTCAATGGGACTCCTTGTAGACAAAGATGCACCACTTGTGTGGAGAGGTCCTATG GTAATGAGTGCTCTTGCTAAGATGACAAGAGGAGTAGATTGGGGAGATCTCGATGTTCTTGTTGTTGATATGCCACCTGGAACCGGTGATGCTCAGATTACCATATCCCAAAATCTTAAACTCTCAG GTGCTGTAATTGTATCAACTCCACAAGATGTTGCGCTCGCTGATGCTAATCGAGGGATCTCCATGTTCGATAAAGTTAGAGTACCT ATTTTGGGACTTGTGGAGAACATGAGTTGCTTCGTCTGTCCTCATTGTAATGAAGCTTCTTTCATATTTGGGAAAGAAGGAGCACGGCAGATGGCTGCAAAGAAGGGTTTGAAACTCATCGGTGAG ATTCCACTGGAAATGAAGATCAGAGAAGGTTCTGATGAAGGTGTCCCTGTGGTTGTTTCTTCACCTGGTTCTGTAGTATCAAAAGCTTATGAAGATCTAGCTCAAAACGTGGTGAATGCATTGAAGGAGCTACGGGATAATCCAGAGAATGAAATTCAGATGAAACTTAACGTTCCACATTCTAGCGGATCATCATAG
- the LOC103857462 gene encoding cyclin-T1-2 — translation MDGTLPVKVPGNQGDDATSVSWYLSRQEIETNSPSRRDGIGLKKEIRLRKSYCTFLKNLGVRLKVPQITIATAIVFCHRFFLRQSHAKNDRWTIATACMFLAGKAEETPRVLQDVAIVSYEIIHKKDVPAAQRKEVCEQQKKSVLSAEELLLSTLNFDLSVGHPYEPLIDAIKKYKVEEVKAQFPQVAWSFVNDCYGTTLCLQYKPRQIAAGAFFLAAEHLTVDLQSYGEGLLQEFDISPGQLEDIRGQMLELYEKKHVSTTQGSVVERSNGGDIVHQTVSKEVDSADKCPSSDTGGDPSKANLSQSNDQIVHDDVSRPEGIEKDNSKIEAGENQDGHSIDEDSQLRAEEVEGEGDKDKKSSEEEGIKQDLSEREVEDVELRDEDDKTVEMGSQCSLIATPVRLF, via the exons ATGGATGGAACGTTGCCTGTGAAGGTTCCTGGCAACCAGGGCGATGACGCTACGTCTGTCTCTTGGTATCTTTCAAGACAAGAAATTGAAACTAACTCACCATCAAGACGAGATGGTATCGGTTTGAAAAAGGAGATTCGCCTACGCAAGTCTTACTGTACCTTCTTGAAAAATCTCGGTGTGAGGTTGAAAGT TCCCCAGATAACAATAGCCACTGCTATAGTATTCTGTCACCGCTTCTTCCTTCGTCAGTCACACGCTAAGAATGACAGATGG ACAATTGCAACAGCATGCATGTTCCTTGCTGGGAAGGCTGAGGAAACTCCACGGGTTTTACAAGACGTTGCTATTGTCTCTTATGAGATTATACACAAGAAGGATGTCCCTGCTGCCCAGAGAAAG GAAGTATGTGAGCAACAGAAAAAGAGTGTGTTAAGCGCAGAGGAGCTACTTCTTTCTACGTTAAACTTCGATCTCAGTGTTGGTCACCCTTACGAACCTCTGATAGACGCAATTAAGAAGTATAAGGTTGAAGAGGTCAAGGCCCAGTTTCCTCAAGTTGCATGGAGTTTTGTCAACGATTG TTATGGGACCACACTCTGCCTGCAATATAAGCCTCGTCAAATAGCAGCAGGTGCTTTTTTCCTTGCTGCTGAGCACCTAACAGTGGACTTACAATCATACGGAGAGGGCTTGTTGCAAGAGTTTGATATCTCACCAGGTCAATTAGAGG aTATCCGTGGCCAGATGCTTGAGCTTTATGAGAAAAAGCATGTTTCTACAACTCAAGGAAGCGTAGTCGAAAGAAGCAACGGTGGAGACATAGTGCATCAAACTGTCTCAAAGGAAGTGGATTCGGCAGATAAATGTCCAAGTTCTGATACTGGAGGAGACCCATCGAAAGCCAATCTAAGCCAGAGCAATGATCAGATAGTGCATGATGATGTGTCTAGGCCTGAAGGAATTGAAAAGGATAACTCAAAAATAGAAGCAGGAGAGAATCAAGACGGCCATTCTATTGATGAAGACTCGCAACTGCGTGCAGAGGAGGTGGAGGGTGAAGGAGATAAAGATAAAAAGTCATCTGAGGAGGAAGGTATAAAGCAGGATTTGTCTGAAAGAGAAGTAGAAGATGTGGAGCTGCGTGATGAAGATGACAAAACAGTGGAGATGGGAAGTCAATGCTCTCTAATAGCAACACCAGTGAGATTATTCTAG
- the LOC103857493 gene encoding putative mediator of RNA polymerase II transcription subunit 26 isoform X2, translating into MECNKDEAIRAMDIAKRKVTETDYTGAKTFAVKAQNLYPQLDGLKQVLMLIDVYISAGNKINGGEPDWYGVLGVDPLADDGVVKKQYRKLALLLHPDKNKCEGAEGAFKLILEAWSLLSDKVKRIAFDQKRRVVLVKEVKPRKGRKQKQEPKEPKQATKRQKQPAKQPKQPAKQQKQPAKQQEQPTNQHEQPPKEQQQAPKETKQEANEQQQPPKQPKQEANGQQEPPKEPKQEANEQQQPPKQPKQEANEEHQPPKQQPKQEANEQQQPPMQPKQEANEQQQPPKQPKQEANEKHQPPKQPKQRPNQQKQQPSPQKQQPRQPSSKPSRNGRGRSNTPTSKVSTFWTMCNICETQHEYIRVFFVNKHVKCRSCLGSFKATEIEKSQQATEERVVVEESEEAARGIANSDFKVEERARKKLKTDGSCRVK; encoded by the exons ATGGAGTGCAACAAGGATGAAGCCATAAGGGCAATGGACATCGCCAAGAGGAAAGTAACAGAAACTGACTACACCGGGGCGAAAACATTTGCTGTCAAGGCTCAGAATCTGTACCCACAGCTCGACGGTTTGAAGCAAGTGTTGATGTTGATAGATGTGTATATCTCGGCAGGAAACAAGATTAATGGTGGGGAGCCTGATTGGTATGGAGTTCTTGGTGTGGATCCGTTGGCTGATGATGGGGTTGTTAAGAAGCAGTATAGGAAGCTGGCGCTTTTGCTTCATCCTGATAAGAACAAGTGTGAAGGAGCGGAAGGTGCGTTTAAGTTGATTTTGGAAGCTTGGTCTCTGCTGTCTGATAAGGTTAAGAGGATTGCTTTTGATCAGAAGAGGAGGGTGGTGTTGGTGAAGGAAGTTAAGCCGAGAAAGGGTAGGAAGCAGAAACAAGAACCAAAGGAGCCGAAGCAAGCTACAAAGAGGCAGAAGCAGCCAGCGAAG CAGCCAAAACAACCAGCAAAGCAGCAGAAGCAACCAGCAAAGCAGCAGGAGCAGCCAACAAACCAACACGAGCAACCACCAAAGGAGCAGCAGCAAGCACCGAAGGAGACCAAACAAGAGGCAAATGAGCAGCAGCAACCACCAAAGCAGCCAAAACAAGAAGCAAATGGGCAGCAGGAACCACCGAAGGAGCCCAAACAAGAAGCAAACGAGCAGCAGCAACCACCAAAGCAGCCAAAGCAAGAAGCAAATGAGGAGCATCAACCACCAAAGCAGCAGCCCAAACAGGAAGCAAACGAGCAGCAGCAACCACCAATGCAGCCCAAACAAGAGGCAAATGAGCAGCAGCAACCACCGAAGCAGCCCAAACAAGAGGCAAATGAGAAGCATCAACCACCAAAGCAGCCCAAACAACGACCAAACCAGCAGAAACAACAACCGAGCCCACAGAAACAACAACCACGACAGCCAAGTTCTAAGCCATCTCGAAACGGCAGAGGTAGAAGCAACACGCCCACATCAAAAGTCAGTACCTTTTGGACAATGTGCAACATATGCGAGACACAACACGAGTATATAagggttttttttgttaacaagcACGTGAAGTGTCGAAGTTGCCTTGGGTCTTTTAAGGCAACTGAGATAGAGAAATCCCAGCAAGCAACAGAAGAAAGAGTAGTGGTTGAGGAGTCAGAAGAAGCTGCTAGAGGGATTGCAAACTCTGATTTCAAAGTAGAAGAGCGGGCTCGTAAGAAGCTGAAGACAGATGGGTCCTGCAGAGTCAAGTAG
- the LOC103857493 gene encoding putative mediator of RNA polymerase II transcription subunit 26 isoform X1: MECNKDEAIRAMDIAKRKVTETDYTGAKTFAVKAQNLYPQLDGLKQVLMLIDVYISAGNKINGGEPDWYGVLGVDPLADDGVVKKQYRKLALLLHPDKNKCEGAEGAFKLILEAWSLLSDKVKRIAFDQKRRVVLVKEVKPRKGRKQKQEPKEPKQATKRQKQPAKEPKQPAKKQKQPPKEPKQPKQPAKQQKQPAKQQEQPTNQHEQPPKEQQQAPKETKQEANEQQQPPKQPKQEANGQQEPPKEPKQEANEQQQPPKQPKQEANEEHQPPKQQPKQEANEQQQPPMQPKQEANEQQQPPKQPKQEANEKHQPPKQPKQRPNQQKQQPSPQKQQPRQPSSKPSRNGRGRSNTPTSKVSTFWTMCNICETQHEYIRVFFVNKHVKCRSCLGSFKATEIEKSQQATEERVVVEESEEAARGIANSDFKVEERARKKLKTDGSCRVK, translated from the coding sequence ATGGAGTGCAACAAGGATGAAGCCATAAGGGCAATGGACATCGCCAAGAGGAAAGTAACAGAAACTGACTACACCGGGGCGAAAACATTTGCTGTCAAGGCTCAGAATCTGTACCCACAGCTCGACGGTTTGAAGCAAGTGTTGATGTTGATAGATGTGTATATCTCGGCAGGAAACAAGATTAATGGTGGGGAGCCTGATTGGTATGGAGTTCTTGGTGTGGATCCGTTGGCTGATGATGGGGTTGTTAAGAAGCAGTATAGGAAGCTGGCGCTTTTGCTTCATCCTGATAAGAACAAGTGTGAAGGAGCGGAAGGTGCGTTTAAGTTGATTTTGGAAGCTTGGTCTCTGCTGTCTGATAAGGTTAAGAGGATTGCTTTTGATCAGAAGAGGAGGGTGGTGTTGGTGAAGGAAGTTAAGCCGAGAAAGGGTAGGAAGCAGAAACAAGAACCAAAGGAGCCGAAGCAAGCTACAAAGAGGCAGAAGCAGCCAGCGAAGGAGCCGAAGCAACCAGCAAAGAAGCAGAAGCAACCACCAAAGGAGCCGAAACAGCCAAAACAACCAGCAAAGCAGCAGAAGCAACCAGCAAAGCAGCAGGAGCAGCCAACAAACCAACACGAGCAACCACCAAAGGAGCAGCAGCAAGCACCGAAGGAGACCAAACAAGAGGCAAATGAGCAGCAGCAACCACCAAAGCAGCCAAAACAAGAAGCAAATGGGCAGCAGGAACCACCGAAGGAGCCCAAACAAGAAGCAAACGAGCAGCAGCAACCACCAAAGCAGCCAAAGCAAGAAGCAAATGAGGAGCATCAACCACCAAAGCAGCAGCCCAAACAGGAAGCAAACGAGCAGCAGCAACCACCAATGCAGCCCAAACAAGAGGCAAATGAGCAGCAGCAACCACCGAAGCAGCCCAAACAAGAGGCAAATGAGAAGCATCAACCACCAAAGCAGCCCAAACAACGACCAAACCAGCAGAAACAACAACCGAGCCCACAGAAACAACAACCACGACAGCCAAGTTCTAAGCCATCTCGAAACGGCAGAGGTAGAAGCAACACGCCCACATCAAAAGTCAGTACCTTTTGGACAATGTGCAACATATGCGAGACACAACACGAGTATATAagggttttttttgttaacaagcACGTGAAGTGTCGAAGTTGCCTTGGGTCTTTTAAGGCAACTGAGATAGAGAAATCCCAGCAAGCAACAGAAGAAAGAGTAGTGGTTGAGGAGTCAGAAGAAGCTGCTAGAGGGATTGCAAACTCTGATTTCAAAGTAGAAGAGCGGGCTCGTAAGAAGCTGAAGACAGATGGGTCCTGCAGAGTCAAGTAG
- the LOC103857507 gene encoding cyclin-T1-4 codes for MAGVLGGECSYNESGVSSHSRNPNESQEEVSRWYFARKEIEENSPSRLDKIDLKKETYLRKSYCTFLQDLGMKLKVPQITIATSIIFCHRFFIRQSHARNDRRMIATVCMFLAGKVEETPRPLKDVIVVSYEIIHKKDPVTAQKIKQKEVYEQQKELILIGEKIVLSTLGFDFNVNHPYKPLVEAIKKFKVAQNALAQVAWNFVNDGLRTSLCLQFKPHHIAAGAIFLAAKFLKVKLPSDGDKVWWQEFDVTPRILEDVSNQMLELYEQNSVPASQVSEVESSVGGGSSQQVGSRPILARPAHEHSNSDNPWGSSKATQNQSNDNGSGEAGSVITEHAETHQADQSRTKVEAPGKDKTERIDANLPDDSVPLDKSRSVVVKSGDAPVSQSPKDIKYLRDKVKAKLEAKKSQGEKTKKKDVIDEDDLIERELEDVEIAVEDAKGNEKKMGTEHGEILDGNNLVGNSEEGEMVDDVSSTMPSRKRKMESPCEKQLGEGKKQHIDNSEDADGGQKTSRGESSHNSHGDREARRHSQER; via the exons ATGGCTGGAGTATTGGGTGGGGAATGTTCATACAACGAGAGTGGCGTTTCATCACATTCCAGGAATCCTAATGAGAGCCAGGAAGAGGTTTCCCGCTGGTATTTTGCAAGGAAAGAGATAGAAGAAAACTCGCCGTCGAGGTTGGATAAGATTGACTTGAAGAAGGAAACATACCTCCGCAAGTCTTACTGTACGTTTCTGCAGGACTTGGGCATGAAATTGAAAGT TCCTCAGATTACGATAGCTACATCAATAATATTCTGCCATCGATTCTTCATTCGCCAGTCACATGCGAGGAATGACAGACGG ATGATTGCTACAGTATGCATGTTCCTTGCTGGAAAAGTTGAAGAAACTCCAAGGCCGTTAAAAGATGTTATTGTTGTCTCCTATGAGATAATACACAAGAAGGATCCTGTTACTGCACAGAAAATCAAGCAAAAG GAAGTGTATGAGCAACAGAAAGAGCTTATACTAATCGGAGAAAAGATTGTACTTTCTACACTGGGGTTTGACTTCAATGTAAATCATCCTTATAAACCTCTTGTAGAAGCCATAAAGAAATTCAAGGTCGCACAGAATGCTCTGGCCCAAGTTGCATGGAATTTTGTTAACGATGG TCTGCGGACGTCACTCTGCCTGCAATTTAAGCCTCACCACATTGCGGCTGGTGCAATTTTTCTTGCTGCTAAGTTCCTTAAAGTGAAATTACCATCGGATGGAGATAAGGTTTGGTGGCAAGAATTTGATGTCACACCTCGAATACTGGAGG ATGTGAGCAACCAAATGCTTGAGCTCTATGAGCAAAACAGTGTTCCTGCATCTCAAGTAAGCGAAGTCGAAAGTAGTGTAGGTGGAGGATCGTCTCAACAAGTTGGTTCTAGGCCAATATTAGCCCGTCCAGCTCATGAACATTCGAATTCTGACAACCCCTGGGGCTCGTCAAAGGCTACACAAAACCAGAGCAATGATAATGGGAGTGGTGAGGCAGGTAGTGTCATTACCGAGCATGCTGAAACTCATCAAGCGGATCAGTCTAGAACGAAAGTTGAGGCACCTGGAAAGGACAAAACAGAGAGAATAGATGCAAATCTTCCAGATGATAGCGTCCCTCTTGATAAATCTAGAAGTGTTGTTGTTAAGTCAGGTGATGCCCCGGTGAGTCAATCGCCGAAAGATATAAAATATCTCAGAGATAAGGTGAAGGCTAAACTAGAGGCTAAGAAGTCCCAAGGTGAGAAGACGAAGAAAAAGGATGTGATAGATGAGGATGATTTGATAGAAAGAGAACTGGAAGATGTGGAAATAGCTGTTGAAGATGCCAAAGGTAACGAGAAGAAGATGGGTACAGAGCACGGCGAGATTCTTGATGGAAACAACTTGGTGGGCAACAGCGAGGAAGGTGAAATGGTTGATGATGTTTCGTCAACAATGCCTAGTCGGAAGAGAAAAATGGAAAGCCCTTGTGAAAAACAGTTGGGAGAAGGAAAGAAGCAACACATAGACAACAGTGAGGATGCTGACGGAGGTCAAAAGACAAGCCGAGGAGAAAGTAGTCATAATAGTCATGGTGACAGGGAGGCAAGAAGACACTCCCAAGAGAGGTAA